One window of the Triticum dicoccoides isolate Atlit2015 ecotype Zavitan chromosome 3B, WEW_v2.0, whole genome shotgun sequence genome contains the following:
- the LOC119276705 gene encoding general transcription and DNA repair factor IIH helicase subunit XPB1-like, protein MAGGDGDRARAPKRYKSSAPSKAALVDETAEMNYADDFDDDARDGDNEVKKRDFTKLELKPDHVNRPLWACADGRIFLETFSPLYKQAYDFLIAIAEPVCRPESMHEYNLTPHSLYAAVSVGLETTTIISVLSKLSKTKLPHEIIDFIHGSTANYGKVKLVLKKNQYFVESPFPEVLKTLLNDDVILKARKAPEDCLGASSSFAVSKTAGEIASGHDLLDGMELAAATEDKETHSFEIDSNQVENVKQRCLPNALNFPMLEEYDFRNDTVNPDLDMELKPQARPRPYQEKSLSKMFGNGRARSGIIVLPCGAGKSLVGVSAACRIKKSCLCLATNAVSVDQWAFQFKLWSTIRDEHISRFTSDNKEKFRGMAGVVVTTYNMVAFGGKRSEDSEKIIEEIRSREWGLLLMDEVHVVPAHMFRKVISITKSHCKLGLTATLVREDERITDLNFLIGPKLYEANWLDLVKGGFIANVQCAEVWCPMTKEFFAEYLKKENSKKKQVLYVMNPNKFRACEFLIRFHEQQRGDKIIVFADNLFALTAYAMKLRKPMIYGATSHAERTRILYQFKNSPEVNTVFLSKVGDNSIDIPEANVIIQISSHAGSRRQEAQRLGRILRAKGKHQDRMAGGKEEYNAFFYSLVSTDTQEMYYSTKRQQFLIDQGYSFKVITSLPPPEEGPNLSFHTLDEQLDLLGKVLSAGDDMIGVEHLEEDSDGKALLKARRSAGLMSAFSGAGGMVYMEYNTGKGKGAKKKDPAKRHTLFKKRYT, encoded by the exons atggccggcggcgatg GCGACCGCGCCCGTGCGCCGAAGCGGTACAAGTCCTCGGCGCCATCGAAGGCGGCTCTGGTGGACGAGACCGCCGAGATGAACTACGCCGACGACTTCGACGACGATGCCCGCGACG GGGATAACGAGGTGAAGAAGAGGGACTTCACCAAGCTGGAGCTCAAACCGGATCACGTGAACCGGCCGCTGTGGGCGTGCGCAGACGGCCGCATCTTCCTCGAGACCTTCTCGCCTCTTTACAAGCAGGCCTACGATTTCCTCATCGCCATCGCCGAACCTGTATGCAG GCCAGAATCTATGCATGAATACAATCTAACGCCACACTCATTGTATGCCGCGGTCTCAGTTGGACTCGAGACAACCACTATCATTAGTGTCTTGAGTAAGCTCTCCAAGACTAAGTTACCTCATGAGATAATTGATTTCATCCATGGGTCAACTGCGAATTATGGCAAAGTGAAGCTTGTTCTGAAGAAGAATCAATATTTTGTGGAGTCGCCGTTCCCTGAG GTTTTGAAGACCCTCCTGAACGACGACGTAATTTTGAAAGCACGAAAAGCTCCCGAG GACTGTCTAGGAGCATCTTCTTCATTCGCTGTTAGCAAAACAGCTGGGGAAATAGCTAGTGGACATGATTTGTTAGATGGAATGGAGCTGGCAGCTGCAACTGAAGACAAGGAAACGCATTCTTTCGAAATTGATTCCAATCAG GTTGAGAACGTAAAGCAACGGTGCTTACCAAATGCACTGAACTTTCCCATGCTAGAGGAGTATGATTTTAGAAATGACACA GTAAACCCAGATTTGGATATGGAATTAAAACCTCAAGCACGGCCAAGGCCATATCAAGAAAAGAGCCTCAGTAAGATGTTTGGGAATG GCAGAGCAAGGTCAGGCATTATTGTGCTACCTTGTGGTGCGGGAAAATCCTTGGTCGGTGTATCTGCAGCATGTCGTATTAAAAAGAGCTGTCTATGCTTGGCCACAAATGCTGTGTCTGTTGATCAATGGGCATTCCAGTTCAAGCTTTGGTCAACTATAAGAGATGAACATATCAGTCGATTTACATCAGATAACAAAGAGAAATTTCGAGGGATGGCTGGTGTTGTTGTGACTACCTATAACATGGTGGCATTTGGGGGCAAACGATCCGAAGACTCGGAGAAGATTATTGAAGAAATCCGGAGCAGGGAGTGGGGTTTGCTCCTTATGGATGAG GTTCACGTTGTCCCTGCTCATATGTTCAGAAAGGTCATCAGCATTACAAAGTCTCACTGCAAGCTTGGTCTTACTG CTACTCTTGTGAGAGAGGATGAACGTATCACAGATCTAAATTTTCTAATTGGACCAAAGCTGTATGAAGCAAATTGGTTGGATTTAGTGAAAGGTGGATTTATTGCAAACGTGCAATGTGCAGAAGTATGGTGTCCCATGACCAAAGAGTTTTTTGCTGAGTATTTGAAAAAGGAAAATTCAAAAAAGAAGCAG GTACTCTATGTGATGAATCCAAACAAGTTCAGGGCTTGTGAGTTTCTAATTCGATTCCATGAGCAACAACGCGGGGACAAGATCATTGTATTTGCTGATAATTTATTTGCACTAACTGCATACGCAATGAAGCTCCGTAAACCAATGATTTATGGTGCCACAAG CCATGCAGAGAGGACACGAATTTTGTACCAATTCAAGAACAGTCCAGAAGTCAACACTGTTTTCCTCTCAAAG GTGGGTGATAACTCCATTGATATCCCAGAGGCAAATGTCATCATTCAAATATCATCTCATGCTGGTTCCAGGCGTCAAGAAGCTCAACGGTTGGGACGTATTCTCAGGGCAAAG GGTAAGCATCAAGATAGGATGGCAGGTGGAAAAGAGGAATACAATGCCTTTTTCTATTCTCTTGTATCAACTGACACACAG GAAATGTATTATTCTACAAAAAGGCAACAATTCCTTATCGATCAGGGATATAGTTTCAAG GTGATCACTAGCTTGCCGCCACCTGAAGAAGGACCTAACCTGAGTTTTCACACGCTCGATGAACAGCTTGACCTTTTAGGCAAA GTGTTGAGTGCAGGGGATGACATGATTGGTGTTGAGCACTTGGAAGAGGATTCTGATGGCAAGGCTCTTTTGAAAGCTCGGCGCTCTGCTGGATTAATGAGCGCATTTTCTGGAGCGGGTGGAATGGTCTACATGGAGTACAA CACCGGGAAGGGCAAGGGAGCCAAGAAGAAGGACCCAGCTAAGAGGCATACGCTGTTCAAGAAACGCTACACTTAG